Proteins encoded together in one Streptomyces sp. B1I3 window:
- a CDS encoding diacylglycerol kinase → MSAAEPPGDGDHQLLVLIDPLARRYDGESVRIAKDVLSAGSHAKICLPDGPDEFARALSRRGGRRPVVVGDDHALLRAVAQLHRERELADSTLSLIPVGAAHTLELAHALGVPRGAVAAARTALDGAARRLDLLVDDSDGVVLGDLRIPATGATSGAAAPPTVWDTCRTLVAALVRPAPASASAPLRAHRLRVEADGVLLNDLDRPVEGVSVTSQGDGGLADVVIHTASGETITAEVKAVTVSGPDFRYRADIQVAGPVRTRTWTVRAGAWALVLPAEPPGE, encoded by the coding sequence GTGTCGGCTGCAGAGCCCCCCGGCGACGGCGACCACCAGCTACTCGTGCTCATCGACCCCCTCGCCAGGCGCTACGACGGCGAGTCCGTCCGCATCGCGAAGGACGTCCTGAGCGCCGGATCCCACGCGAAGATCTGCCTTCCGGACGGCCCTGACGAGTTCGCCAGGGCCCTGTCGAGGCGGGGCGGCAGGCGGCCGGTGGTCGTCGGCGACGACCACGCGCTGCTGCGCGCCGTGGCCCAGCTGCACCGGGAACGGGAGCTCGCGGACAGCACGCTCTCCCTGATTCCGGTCGGTGCGGCGCACACCCTGGAACTCGCCCACGCGCTCGGCGTGCCCAGGGGCGCGGTCGCGGCGGCGCGCACGGCGCTCGACGGGGCGGCACGCCGCCTGGACCTGCTGGTCGACGACAGCGACGGCGTGGTCCTGGGTGATCTGCGTATCCCGGCCACCGGCGCCACCTCGGGTGCGGCGGCGCCCCCCACGGTCTGGGACACCTGCCGGACGCTGGTGGCGGCCCTGGTCCGCCCGGCCCCGGCCTCCGCGTCCGCGCCACTCCGCGCCCACCGGCTCCGGGTCGAGGCGGACGGTGTCCTGCTGAACGATCTGGACCGGCCGGTCGAGGGCGTCTCGGTGACCTCCCAGGGCGACGGCGGCCTGGCGGACGTGGTGATCCACACCGCCTCCGGCGAGACGATCACGGCGGAGGTCAAGGCCGTCACGGTGTCCGGCCCGGATTTCCGCTACCGCGCGGACATACAGGTCGCGGGCCCGGTCCGGACCCGCACCTGGACCGTACGGGCGGGGGCGTGGGCGCTGGTACTCCCGGCGGAACCGCCCGGGGAGTGA
- a CDS encoding adenylosuccinate synthase: protein MPALVLLGAQWGDEGKGKATDLLGGSVDYVVRYQGGNNAGHTVVVGDQKYALHLLPSGILSPGCTPVIGNGVVVDPAVLLSELSGLNERGVDTSKLLISGNAHLITPYNVTVDKVTERFLGKRKIGTTGRGIGPTYADKINRVGIRVQDLYDESILEQKVEAALEQKNQLLAKVFNRRAIESGKIVEEMLQYAEQIRPYVADTTLILNDAIDEGKVVLFEGGQGTLLDVDHGTYPFVTSSNPTAGGACTGSGVGPTKISRVIGILKAYTTRVGAGPFPTELLDEDGEALRRIGGERGVTTGRDRRCGWFDAPIARYATRVNGLTDFFLTKLDVLTGWEQIPVCVAYEIDGKRVEELPYSQTDFHHAKPIYEMLPGWSEDITKAKTFDDLPKNARAYVKALEEMSGAPISAIGVGPGRTETIEINSFL, encoded by the coding sequence GTGCCCGCACTTGTGCTGCTCGGTGCTCAGTGGGGTGACGAGGGCAAGGGGAAGGCCACCGACCTCCTCGGTGGATCCGTTGATTATGTGGTGCGTTACCAGGGCGGCAACAATGCCGGCCACACGGTCGTCGTAGGCGACCAGAAGTACGCACTGCATCTCCTCCCCTCCGGAATCCTGTCACCGGGGTGTACCCCGGTCATCGGTAACGGTGTCGTCGTCGACCCGGCGGTCCTGCTCTCCGAGCTGAGCGGTCTGAACGAGCGAGGCGTCGACACGTCCAAGCTCCTGATCAGCGGCAACGCTCATTTGATCACTCCGTACAACGTCACCGTCGACAAGGTGACGGAACGCTTCCTCGGGAAGCGCAAGATCGGTACGACCGGGCGCGGCATCGGCCCCACGTACGCCGACAAGATCAACCGGGTCGGCATCCGCGTCCAGGACCTCTACGACGAGTCGATCCTCGAGCAGAAGGTCGAAGCGGCGCTGGAGCAGAAGAACCAGCTCCTGGCCAAGGTCTTCAACCGGCGCGCGATCGAGTCGGGGAAGATCGTCGAGGAGATGCTCCAGTACGCGGAGCAGATCAGGCCCTACGTCGCCGACACGACGCTGATCCTGAACGACGCCATCGACGAGGGCAAGGTCGTCCTCTTCGAGGGCGGCCAGGGCACCCTCCTGGACGTCGACCACGGCACGTATCCCTTCGTCACCTCGTCGAACCCGACCGCGGGCGGAGCCTGCACCGGGTCCGGTGTCGGCCCGACGAAGATCAGCCGGGTCATCGGCATCCTCAAGGCCTACACCACGCGCGTCGGGGCCGGACCCTTCCCGACGGAACTTCTCGACGAGGACGGCGAGGCGCTGCGCCGCATCGGGGGCGAGCGCGGTGTCACGACCGGCCGCGACCGTCGCTGCGGCTGGTTCGACGCCCCGATCGCGCGGTACGCGACCCGGGTCAACGGCCTCACGGACTTCTTCCTCACGAAGCTGGACGTGCTGACCGGCTGGGAGCAGATCCCGGTGTGCGTGGCGTACGAGATCGACGGCAAGCGTGTCGAGGAGCTCCCGTACAGCCAGACCGACTTCCACCACGCGAAGCCGATCTACGAGATGCTGCCGGGCTGGTCCGAGGACATCACGAAGGCCAAGACCTTCGACGACCTGCCGAAGAACGCGCGGGCGTACGTCAAGGCGCTGGAGGAGATGTCCGGCGCCCCGATCTCCGCGATCGGTGTCGGCCCCGGCCGCACCGAGACCATCGAGATCAACTCCTTCCTCTAG
- a CDS encoding serine/threonine-protein kinase, which yields MDQLTHDDPSHIGPYRLLARLGAGGMGEVYLARSAGGRTVAVKLVRSELATEPEFRRRFAQEIAAARRVGGLWTAAVLDADTDAPAPWVATAYVPGPSLHAVLAERSEPLPERSVSILAHRLAQALTAVHSAGLIHRDLKPANVLVTIDGPRVIDFGIARALDAVTADGKLTRTGAVIGSPGYMSPEQVRGEALTPVSDVFSLGSVLAFAGTRRHPFGSSESSMHAVMFRIAQEEPDLTGLPEGLTELVRACLAKDPADRPSPSEVASRTEEAAGDTEPWLPSALIAELGRKAAELLDSDGPGHRIPARPAGSPTGATPPPAGATPPLPVAPPTPPPFVAPTPLPAAGHTPPPPSAPPLAPPAATPPPPSAPPAPSREATRPPAVTPEPATPAAPLPGPAATPPPAVTPTPAPAPTPTPAPPAAPAQLGVFGAPMALPTDPGPHGTGPHGTGSHGTGPQTPGTRRRRTALLVTAAVAVVALLAGGITYAAVTAGSDKTDDKGTGAQAGPSKESEKPSADPSTDDTPSTDPSADPSAAVEGVIAKEYLGTWEGTGKDSEQQPISFRRITITQGGVGADVATTFNSFDDELCNGAAELVSFGNLMVLESRALTSIPEESCSDGGRQTVRAAGDGTLIWTDDDGETAVLTRTVENATPIPAEFLGTWEYVETGGSPSPDRTTLVLSQGANGEVVGRYTSDGPAYHCEEESILVHANSKELRLGPQAVTAAEPEDKCEGGGTRTVQMKGADGLSMTWVGSEDDAPATFRRAD from the coding sequence GTGGACCAGCTGACACATGACGACCCGTCACATATTGGCCCGTACCGCCTGCTCGCCCGCCTGGGCGCGGGGGGCATGGGCGAGGTGTACCTGGCACGTTCCGCGGGCGGGCGGACCGTCGCCGTGAAGCTCGTACGCTCCGAGCTCGCCACGGAGCCGGAGTTCCGCAGGCGCTTCGCGCAGGAGATCGCGGCGGCCCGCCGGGTCGGCGGGCTGTGGACCGCGGCCGTGCTGGACGCGGACACCGACGCCCCCGCGCCCTGGGTGGCGACGGCGTACGTTCCCGGCCCGTCCCTGCACGCCGTGCTCGCCGAACGTTCCGAGCCGCTGCCTGAACGCTCGGTGAGCATCCTCGCCCACCGGCTCGCCCAGGCGCTCACCGCTGTCCACTCGGCGGGCCTGATCCACCGCGACCTCAAGCCCGCCAACGTCCTGGTGACGATCGACGGGCCGCGCGTCATCGACTTCGGTATCGCCAGGGCCCTGGACGCGGTGACCGCCGACGGCAAGCTGACGCGCACCGGCGCGGTGATCGGCTCACCGGGGTACATGTCGCCCGAGCAGGTGCGCGGCGAGGCGCTCACGCCTGTCAGCGACGTCTTCTCCCTGGGATCGGTGCTGGCCTTCGCCGGTACCCGCCGGCATCCGTTCGGCTCCTCGGAGAGCAGCATGCACGCCGTCATGTTCCGGATCGCGCAGGAGGAACCCGACCTGACGGGCCTTCCCGAGGGCCTGACCGAGCTGGTGCGGGCCTGCCTGGCGAAGGATCCGGCCGACCGGCCGTCGCCGTCCGAAGTCGCCTCCCGGACGGAGGAGGCGGCCGGGGACACCGAACCGTGGCTGCCGTCCGCACTCATCGCCGAACTCGGCCGCAAGGCCGCGGAACTGCTGGACTCCGACGGCCCCGGGCACCGGATCCCGGCCCGGCCGGCCGGGTCGCCGACCGGTGCGACGCCCCCGCCGGCCGGTGCGACGCCTCCTCTCCCCGTGGCCCCGCCCACACCGCCGCCCTTCGTTGCGCCCACGCCGCTTCCGGCCGCGGGGCACACTCCCCCGCCTCCCAGCGCGCCGCCGCTAGCGCCCCCCGCGGCGACCCCGCCGCCGCCCTCGGCTCCCCCGGCCCCGTCACGCGAGGCCACGCGGCCACCGGCTGTGACGCCGGAGCCGGCCACGCCAGCGGCACCGCTCCCCGGGCCTGCGGCGACCCCGCCCCCGGCCGTGACGCCGACGCCCGCCCCGGCACCCACGCCCACTCCGGCACCGCCCGCCGCACCCGCCCAGCTGGGCGTCTTCGGCGCCCCCATGGCGCTCCCCACCGACCCGGGCCCGCACGGAACGGGCCCGCACGGTACCGGCTCCCACGGGACCGGCCCGCAGACTCCCGGCACCCGGCGCCGGCGCACCGCCCTCCTCGTCACCGCGGCCGTCGCCGTCGTCGCCCTCCTCGCGGGCGGGATCACGTACGCGGCCGTCACCGCGGGGTCGGACAAGACCGACGACAAGGGCACGGGTGCGCAGGCCGGCCCCTCGAAGGAGAGCGAGAAGCCCTCCGCGGACCCCTCCACCGACGACACCCCGTCCACGGACCCGTCCGCCGATCCGTCCGCGGCCGTGGAAGGCGTCATCGCCAAGGAGTACCTGGGGACCTGGGAAGGGACCGGCAAGGACAGCGAGCAGCAGCCCATTTCCTTCCGCCGCATCACCATCACCCAGGGAGGCGTGGGCGCCGATGTGGCCACGACCTTCAACTCGTTCGACGACGAGCTGTGCAACGGCGCCGCCGAGCTGGTCTCCTTCGGCAACCTGATGGTGCTGGAGTCCCGGGCGCTCACCAGCATTCCCGAGGAGTCGTGCTCCGACGGAGGCCGGCAGACGGTCCGTGCCGCGGGTGACGGCACGCTCATCTGGACCGACGACGACGGCGAGACCGCGGTCCTCACCAGGACCGTCGAGAACGCCACGCCCATCCCCGCCGAGTTCCTCGGGACGTGGGAGTACGTGGAGACGGGTGGCTCGCCCTCCCCCGACAGGACCACGCTGGTGCTGAGCCAGGGTGCCAATGGCGAGGTGGTCGGCAGGTACACCAGCGACGGGCCCGCCTACCACTGCGAGGAGGAGAGCATCCTCGTCCACGCGAACAGCAAGGAGCTGCGCCTCGGCCCGCAGGCCGTGACGGCGGCGGAGCCCGAGGACAAGTGCGAGGGCGGCGGGACGCGGACGGTGCAGATGAAGGGCGCCGACGGGCTGTCCATGACCTGGGTGGGCTCTGAGGACGACGCACCGGCCACCTTCCGGCGCGCGGACTGA
- a CDS encoding glycoside hydrolase family 19 protein, whose amino-acid sequence MKRIKRFLTALSAVVTTAAFLPGAAATAGPAGDVPVCAPLWSAATAYTAGGAVSHHGRNWSAGWWTQNENPGAASVWSDQGACAGGESDFAVSEAQFDAIFPDRHPFYTYQGLVDALHAYPRFANTGTPQTRAREAAAFLTHADFESVGLRYVKEINEANYWRKCDYGRPYGCPAGQTAYYGRGPIMFSWNFNYKAAGDALGLDLLNDPWLVERDPSVAWRTALWYWNTQNGPGTMTSHDAMVGGAGFGETIRSLNGALECDGGNAGSVAARVARYERITGIIGTAPGPGLTC is encoded by the coding sequence CTGAAACGCATCAAGAGGTTCCTGACCGCACTGAGTGCCGTCGTCACCACGGCCGCCTTCCTGCCGGGTGCCGCCGCGACGGCCGGACCCGCGGGGGACGTGCCGGTGTGCGCGCCCTTGTGGAGTGCCGCCACCGCGTACACGGCGGGCGGCGCCGTCTCGCACCACGGGCGCAACTGGAGTGCCGGGTGGTGGACGCAGAACGAGAATCCGGGTGCCGCCTCCGTCTGGTCGGACCAGGGGGCCTGTGCCGGAGGGGAGTCTGACTTCGCCGTCAGCGAGGCCCAGTTCGACGCGATCTTTCCGGACCGCCACCCCTTCTACACGTACCAGGGGCTGGTCGACGCACTGCACGCCTACCCGCGCTTCGCCAACACCGGCACACCGCAGACACGGGCCCGGGAGGCCGCCGCCTTCCTGACACACGCCGACTTCGAGTCCGTCGGGCTGCGGTACGTCAAGGAGATCAACGAGGCGAACTACTGGCGCAAGTGCGACTACGGCCGGCCGTACGGCTGCCCGGCGGGGCAGACGGCGTACTACGGCCGGGGGCCGATCATGTTCAGCTGGAACTTCAACTACAAGGCCGCGGGCGATGCCCTGGGCCTGGACCTGCTGAACGACCCATGGCTGGTGGAGCGGGATCCGTCGGTGGCCTGGCGGACCGCCCTCTGGTACTGGAACACCCAGAACGGCCCCGGCACGATGACCTCGCACGATGCCATGGTGGGCGGCGCGGGCTTCGGCGAGACGATCCGTTCGCTCAACGGTGCCCTGGAGTGCGACGGCGGCAACGCCGGGTCGGTGGCGGCGCGCGTCGCCAGGTACGAGCGGATCACCGGGATCATCGGGACGGCACCGGGGCCGGGCCTCACCTGCTGA
- a CDS encoding glycoside hydrolase family 19 protein has product MIKRVMSLLTALGAVVATLVFLPAATASAATCAPAWNSSSVYWGGGAASYNGHNWSAKWWTQNEKPGTADVWADQGTCGTGGGGTDPGQPNPSGFVVSEAQFNQMFPSRNSFYTYSGLTAALSAYPGFANTGSDTVKKQEAAAFLANVSHETGGLVHVVEQNTANYPHYCDTSQSYGCPAGQAAYYGRGPIQLSWNFNYKAAGDALGIDLLGNPWQVEQNASVAWKTGLWYWNTQSGPGTMTPHNAMVNGAGFGETIRSINGSLECNGGNPAQVQSRIDKYRAFVQILGTTPGSNLSC; this is encoded by the coding sequence GTGATCAAACGTGTCATGAGCCTGCTGACCGCGTTGGGCGCGGTCGTCGCCACGCTCGTCTTTCTTCCCGCAGCCACGGCATCGGCGGCCACCTGCGCCCCGGCCTGGAACTCCTCGTCCGTCTACTGGGGAGGCGGGGCCGCCTCGTACAACGGGCACAACTGGTCCGCGAAGTGGTGGACGCAGAACGAGAAGCCGGGCACGGCGGACGTCTGGGCCGACCAGGGCACCTGCGGTACCGGCGGTGGCGGTACGGATCCGGGCCAGCCGAACCCCTCGGGATTCGTCGTCAGCGAGGCCCAGTTCAACCAGATGTTCCCGAGCCGGAACTCCTTCTACACCTACAGCGGCCTGACCGCGGCTCTGAGCGCCTACCCGGGCTTCGCCAACACCGGCAGCGACACGGTCAAGAAGCAGGAAGCCGCGGCGTTCCTCGCCAACGTCAGCCACGAGACCGGAGGCCTGGTCCACGTCGTGGAGCAGAACACCGCCAACTACCCGCACTACTGCGACACCAGCCAGTCCTACGGCTGCCCGGCCGGCCAGGCCGCCTACTACGGCCGGGGGCCGATCCAGCTCAGCTGGAACTTCAACTACAAGGCCGCCGGTGACGCGCTCGGCATCGACCTGCTGGGCAACCCCTGGCAGGTGGAGCAGAACGCTTCCGTCGCCTGGAAGACCGGCCTCTGGTACTGGAACACGCAGAGCGGCCCCGGCACCATGACGCCCCACAACGCCATGGTCAACGGCGCCGGCTTCGGCGAGACCATCCGGTCCATCAACGGATCCCTGGAATGCAACGGCGGCAACCCCGCCCAGGTCCAGAGCCGCATCGACAAGTACCGCGCCTTCGTCCAGATCCTCGGCACCACGCCCGGCTCCAACCTGAGCTGCTGA
- the dnaN gene encoding DNA polymerase III subunit beta — translation MRFRIERGALTDAVAWAARVLPARSPVPVLGGLLLDAADGRLRVSGLDFEASACVEAEACTERAGTVLVMGRRLLDICKVLPDGPVECATEGSRFTVTGDGARFGLSLLPLDDYPAPPSLPEVRGAVDAPEFAAAVAHVAVAAGRDDTLPTLTGIRLVLDGSTMTLAATDRYRFAVHTLPWKATAPDVAADVVVSARRLTEIARSLGRPGLVSVAVDGGSVGFEHAGMRSTVRLLDGRLPHHDKLFAMDGPTEAVTDRARLAEAVKRVSVVADGGSPLQMSFSGGPGGSVLLQAGYEDDVASQSLPATVEGAEEMTVAFNPAYLMDALSSFDGETVRLSLMGPGRRALLTGGEDTENPAYRHLLMSVKPAML, via the coding sequence ATGAGGTTCCGCATCGAGCGTGGCGCACTGACCGATGCCGTGGCGTGGGCCGCGCGGGTACTGCCGGCCAGGTCGCCCGTGCCCGTCCTGGGCGGGCTCCTGCTCGACGCGGCGGACGGCCGGCTGCGGGTCTCCGGTCTGGACTTCGAGGCCTCGGCGTGCGTCGAGGCCGAGGCCTGTACCGAACGGGCGGGCACGGTGCTCGTCATGGGGCGGCGGTTGCTCGACATCTGCAAGGTGCTGCCCGACGGGCCGGTGGAGTGCGCGACGGAGGGGTCCCGCTTCACGGTGACGGGGGACGGCGCCCGCTTCGGGCTCTCGCTCCTGCCGCTCGACGACTACCCCGCTCCGCCGTCGCTGCCGGAGGTCCGGGGAGCCGTGGACGCGCCGGAGTTCGCCGCGGCGGTCGCTCACGTGGCGGTGGCCGCCGGCCGGGACGACACACTGCCGACGCTCACCGGCATCCGGCTCGTGCTCGACGGCTCGACGATGACGCTCGCGGCGACCGACCGGTACCGCTTCGCGGTCCACACCCTGCCCTGGAAGGCGACGGCCCCCGATGTGGCGGCCGACGTGGTGGTGTCGGCCCGCCGCCTGACGGAGATCGCCCGCTCGCTCGGCCGGCCGGGCCTGGTCAGCGTGGCGGTGGACGGGGGCTCGGTGGGGTTCGAGCACGCCGGCATGCGGTCGACGGTGCGCCTGCTGGACGGCCGGCTGCCCCACCACGACAAGCTGTTCGCGATGGACGGCCCCACCGAGGCGGTGACGGACCGGGCCCGGCTGGCCGAGGCGGTCAAGCGCGTCTCGGTGGTCGCGGACGGTGGCAGCCCGCTGCAGATGAGCTTCTCGGGCGGCCCGGGCGGATCGGTGCTGCTGCAGGCCGGTTACGAGGACGATGTGGCCTCGCAGAGCTTGCCGGCCACCGTGGAGGGCGCGGAGGAGATGACGGTGGCCTTCAACCCCGCCTACCTCATGGACGCTCTTTCGTCCTTCGACGGCGAGACGGTCCGCCTGAGCCTGATGGGACCGGGGCGCCGGGCCCTGCTCACGGGTGGGGAGGACACGGAGAACCCGGCCTACCGGCACCTGCTGATGTCCGTGAAACCCGCGATGCTCTGA
- a CDS encoding helix-turn-helix domain-containing protein encodes MYRLARTGGSQELLRRLAHRAEGWAGLLDADGTVLQAVAGTTRRPGHEAADLAARGTRELTARGARAHSLDTEGCTARLLPLDRAPEGGRATVLAVVAPRPLPDGLATLMADATMPLALSWASESLERRRRRVDLAESRGREAVLHLLMTGQLSIAHQVAGALRPRLPDPVRVCVVECSGGQRDEVARICADASGGRTWIVRCPVYARHLILIMPAEEGGAEPGDHRTREAGDPLDLAVAGLVDDCVVGVSEEVPLSGTATAYRQAFHALAVARPLPGRHARFGAAPEPALAVGSLGARWADELLAPLLTHLPRRSQDPGSQELAATAVSWLAFSSLSTQHLKIHRNTLAARLKLIGELLGLDLHRVGDQAALDLALRIRATPAPYRADGRNADASGGLESVLRAPGVRDWAAGQLRLVAPAGPAAEETLRTWLRCEARLTPTAAELGISVPGARKRITRLETVLRRSLLQAPSARYDLWLAFRAVDLAA; translated from the coding sequence ATGTACCGGCTCGCGCGGACGGGCGGATCGCAGGAACTGCTGCGCCGGCTGGCCCACCGGGCCGAGGGCTGGGCCGGGCTCCTCGACGCCGACGGCACCGTACTCCAGGCCGTGGCCGGCACCACCCGCCGGCCGGGACACGAGGCCGCGGACCTCGCCGCTCGGGGCACGCGGGAGCTCACGGCCCGGGGCGCCCGCGCGCACTCCCTCGACACCGAAGGGTGCACCGCCCGGCTGCTCCCCCTCGACCGGGCTCCCGAGGGCGGCCGTGCGACCGTCCTCGCCGTCGTCGCGCCCCGGCCGTTGCCCGACGGGCTGGCCACGTTGATGGCCGACGCGACGATGCCCCTGGCCCTGTCCTGGGCGTCCGAGAGCCTCGAACGCAGACGCCGCCGGGTCGACCTCGCGGAGTCCAGGGGACGGGAAGCGGTGCTGCACCTGCTGATGACGGGTCAGCTCTCCATCGCCCATCAGGTGGCCGGCGCGCTGCGGCCGAGACTCCCCGACCCCGTGCGGGTCTGCGTCGTCGAGTGCTCGGGCGGACAGCGGGACGAGGTGGCCCGGATCTGCGCGGACGCCTCCGGCGGCAGGACGTGGATCGTGCGCTGCCCGGTGTACGCACGCCATCTGATCCTGATCATGCCGGCGGAGGAGGGGGGCGCGGAGCCGGGAGACCACCGCACGCGGGAGGCCGGCGACCCGCTCGACCTGGCCGTGGCCGGCCTGGTGGACGACTGCGTCGTCGGCGTCAGCGAGGAGGTGCCGCTGTCCGGCACGGCGACCGCCTACCGGCAGGCCTTCCACGCGCTCGCCGTCGCCCGGCCCCTCCCCGGCCGTCACGCCAGGTTCGGCGCCGCACCCGAACCCGCCCTGGCCGTCGGGAGCCTGGGGGCGCGCTGGGCGGACGAGCTCCTGGCGCCGCTGCTCACCCATCTGCCGCGCCGCTCCCAGGACCCGGGCAGCCAGGAACTCGCGGCGACCGCCGTCTCCTGGCTGGCCTTCTCCTCCCTCTCCACCCAGCACCTGAAGATCCACCGCAACACCCTGGCCGCCCGCCTGAAGCTGATCGGCGAACTGCTCGGGCTGGACCTGCACCGCGTCGGGGACCAGGCAGCCCTCGATCTCGCCCTCCGCATCAGAGCCACCCCGGCGCCGTACCGCGCCGACGGCCGGAACGCCGACGCGTCCGGCGGCCTCGAATCGGTCCTGCGCGCACCCGGGGTGCGGGACTGGGCCGCCGGGCAGCTGCGCCTCGTCGCGCCGGCCGGCCCGGCGGCCGAGGAGACGCTGCGGACATGGCTGCGCTGCGAGGCCCGACTGACCCCGACCGCGGCTGAGCTCGGCATCTCGGTGCCGGGCGCCCGCAAACGCATCACCCGGCTCGAAACCGTCCTGCGCCGCTCGTTGCTCCAGGCCCCCAGTGCGCGGTACGACCTGTGGCTGGCGTTCAGGGCGGTGGACCTCGCCGCCTGA
- a CDS encoding serine/threonine-protein kinase, producing MEKLGSGDPQRIGNYRLLGCLGAGGMGQVFLARSDRGRTVAIKLVRPELAEQQQFRDRFRAEVQAARQVGGPWTAPVLDADIDAAVPWVATGYVAGPALHRIVSGRPGAPAADSGAYGPLPERSVRVLGAGLASALQDIHRAGLVHRDLKPSNVLMTIDGPRVIDFGIARALETAVDGGLTRTGALIGSPGFMAPEQVRGERVTPACDVFCLGSVLAYAATGRLPFGGADNGGHALMYRIAQEDPDLTGVPVDLVELIRDCLAKDPAARPSTDAVLERLGAPETAEPWLPGALIAQLGRHAVELLDSEDPEGLAGPESGPQEKPATPPAPQRPPGPVHAMPTLAGPDAPPPQPSSAYPPQSTPQPAPQASYGYPQQPAPQGSYAYPPQPAPGYGNGYGPTPPYIPPAPHFPAPGPVRRRSAGSTVLLVAVALVVAIGAGWSVYSFMRGGDGHGTASPTPTASTTGSPFADAGGSGTEASGTEGPDPSPALSDDGKNTAGAIPADYVGSWSGSIDNGAGRSTRDLVIRQGEVGDTVLSLTAEGPLDTGGSYHCVFEAALQAEPASGSPVRIGPSEVTAGEPMTSCTPGRPTVLTLLPDGTLRREIPETGESLTYTKTG from the coding sequence ATGGAGAAGCTGGGCTCCGGCGATCCGCAACGCATCGGGAACTACCGCCTGCTCGGGTGCCTCGGCGCCGGCGGAATGGGCCAGGTCTTCCTGGCCCGCTCCGACCGGGGACGCACCGTCGCCATCAAGCTGGTCCGTCCGGAGCTCGCGGAGCAGCAGCAGTTCCGCGACCGCTTCCGGGCGGAGGTGCAGGCTGCGCGGCAGGTCGGCGGCCCCTGGACCGCCCCGGTCCTCGACGCGGACATCGACGCCGCAGTGCCGTGGGTGGCCACCGGTTACGTCGCCGGTCCCGCCCTCCACCGGATCGTCTCGGGCCGCCCCGGGGCCCCGGCGGCCGATTCGGGGGCGTACGGCCCGCTCCCCGAGCGTTCCGTCCGTGTCCTGGGCGCCGGGCTCGCGAGCGCCCTGCAGGACATCCACCGGGCGGGGCTCGTCCACCGCGACCTGAAGCCGTCCAACGTCCTGATGACGATCGACGGCCCCCGGGTCATCGACTTCGGCATCGCCAGAGCCCTGGAGACCGCCGTCGACGGTGGTCTCACCCGCACCGGCGCGCTGATCGGCTCACCCGGCTTCATGGCGCCCGAACAGGTACGCGGCGAGCGCGTGACCCCCGCCTGCGACGTGTTCTGCCTCGGCTCCGTACTGGCGTACGCCGCCACCGGGCGGCTTCCGTTCGGGGGCGCGGACAACGGGGGCCACGCCCTGATGTACCGGATCGCGCAGGAGGATCCCGACCTCACCGGCGTCCCCGTCGACCTGGTCGAGCTGATCCGGGACTGTCTGGCGAAGGACCCGGCCGCGCGGCCCTCGACAGACGCCGTCCTGGAGCGGCTCGGTGCTCCGGAGACCGCCGAGCCCTGGCTGCCCGGCGCCCTGATCGCCCAGCTGGGCAGGCACGCGGTGGAGTTGCTCGATTCCGAGGACCCGGAGGGCCTCGCGGGCCCCGAAAGCGGCCCGCAAGAGAAGCCGGCCACCCCGCCCGCGCCTCAGCGACCGCCCGGCCCCGTCCACGCGATGCCCACCCTGGCGGGTCCCGACGCACCACCACCGCAGCCCTCGTCCGCCTACCCGCCGCAGTCCACCCCGCAGCCGGCCCCGCAGGCCTCGTACGGCTACCCGCAACAGCCCGCCCCGCAGGGCTCGTATGCCTACCCGCCGCAGCCCGCCCCGGGTTACGGCAACGGCTACGGGCCCACGCCCCCGTACATCCCGCCCGCACCGCACTTCCCGGCCCCCGGCCCGGTGCGCCGGCGTTCGGCGGGCTCGACGGTGCTGCTGGTCGCGGTGGCGCTGGTCGTCGCGATCGGGGCGGGCTGGTCGGTCTACTCCTTCATGCGCGGTGGTGACGGACACGGCACGGCGTCCCCCACGCCCACCGCGTCCACGACAGGCTCCCCTTTCGCCGACGCGGGAGGCTCCGGCACGGAGGCTTCCGGCACGGAAGGCCCCGATCCCTCGCCGGCCCTCTCCGATGACGGGAAGAACACCGCGGGCGCGATCCCCGCCGACTATGTGGGCTCCTGGTCGGGCTCCATCGACAACGGCGCGGGCCGGTCCACCCGTGACCTGGTCATCCGGCAGGGCGAAGTCGGGGACACGGTCCTGTCCCTCACCGCCGAGGGCCCGCTGGACACCGGAGGCTCCTACCACTGCGTCTTCGAGGCCGCCCTGCAGGCCGAGCCGGCCTCCGGCTCCCCCGTCCGCATCGGCCCCTCCGAGGTCACCGCCGGCGAGCCGATGACGTCGTGCACCCCGGGCAGGCCCACCGTCCTGACCCTGCTGCCCGACGGGACCCTGCGCCGGGAGATCCCGGAGACCGGGGAGAGTCTGACCTACACGAAGACGGGCTGA